A genomic window from Natrinema sp. HArc-T2 includes:
- a CDS encoding N-acetyltransferase family protein, giving the protein MSVYPTGSFENELQRRIYEYVERNGAVTPAELARSIEVDGGHSDSKPARSRAYTESVPPTQDELQSCLETLQAEGYLTDIDGKVRIALSATTADLECDEGVVVIRPAREEDRAGVVETMRTVAEGETYVGAETVAMELDRESALVRANEARSRIVFVAILLPEPAEDEAETESSEERTEPPATDGDVVGWLHIDAPALPALRHTAELTVGVEPQYRRRGIGSSLLEYGLEWASDAGYQKCYQNVPATNDDALAFLEEHGWQRDGEHEGQYCLDGELVDEIMLATWLDSQ; this is encoded by the coding sequence ATGAGCGTGTACCCGACCGGCTCGTTCGAAAACGAGCTCCAGCGACGCATCTACGAGTACGTCGAGCGAAACGGAGCCGTCACGCCTGCCGAGTTGGCGCGATCGATCGAAGTCGACGGCGGTCACTCGGATTCGAAACCAGCTCGATCGAGGGCGTACACCGAGTCGGTGCCACCCACGCAGGACGAGCTGCAGTCGTGTCTCGAGACGCTGCAAGCTGAGGGCTATCTGACCGACATCGACGGGAAGGTTCGGATCGCGCTCTCGGCAACGACGGCTGATCTCGAGTGCGACGAGGGGGTCGTCGTCATCCGACCGGCGCGCGAGGAAGACCGGGCCGGGGTCGTCGAGACGATGCGGACGGTCGCCGAGGGCGAGACGTACGTCGGCGCCGAGACCGTCGCGATGGAACTCGATCGGGAATCGGCGCTCGTCCGTGCCAACGAGGCGCGGTCGCGGATCGTCTTCGTGGCGATCCTTCTGCCGGAGCCGGCCGAGGACGAAGCCGAGACCGAGTCGTCCGAAGAACGTACCGAGCCACCGGCGACGGACGGCGATGTCGTCGGCTGGCTCCACATCGACGCACCGGCACTCCCGGCACTGCGTCACACTGCCGAACTCACCGTCGGGGTCGAGCCACAGTATCGACGGCGGGGCATCGGCTCGTCGCTGCTCGAGTACGGCCTCGAGTGGGCCAGCGACGCCGGGTATCAGAAATGCTATCAGAACGTGCCCGCGACCAACGACGACGCACTCGCGTTCTTGGAAGAACACGGCTGGCAGCGAGACGGCGAACACGAGGGCCAGTACTGTCTCGACGGCGAACTCGTCGACGAGATCATGTTGGCGACGTGGCTCGACTCCCAGTAG
- a CDS encoding helix-turn-helix domain-containing protein: MSATNSDTRRRGWQRDDPVDPQAVLAALDDDACRAILEATAETALTATELSEECDIPMSTAYRKVEMLTEAELVTEQVRINTSGKHATEYRKNFDDVLVSVADGGVEVELTKPDEADSAATYAVADD; the protein is encoded by the coding sequence ATGTCCGCTACGAACTCAGACACCCGGCGACGAGGCTGGCAACGTGACGATCCTGTCGATCCCCAGGCCGTGCTCGCAGCACTCGACGACGACGCCTGCCGGGCCATTCTCGAGGCGACAGCCGAAACCGCGCTGACGGCGACGGAACTTTCCGAGGAATGTGACATCCCGATGTCGACAGCCTACCGGAAAGTCGAGATGCTGACCGAAGCCGAGCTGGTCACAGAGCAAGTCCGGATCAACACCTCGGGCAAGCACGCGACCGAGTACCGGAAGAACTTCGACGACGTGCTGGTCTCCGTCGCCGACGGCGGTGTCGAAGTCGAGCTGACGAAGCCGGACGAAGCCGACTCGGCTGCCACCTACGCCGTCGCAGACGACTAG
- a CDS encoding pyridoxamine 5'-phosphate oxidase family protein → MAIEQENEMTDTEIDDFLGRHETGVLSLARADEPYAIPISYGYDDDDREFYMRLVSTPESEKRQFLESSPEARLVVYDEAEASYRSIIATGSLESIEPSELTPEEIAQYGEAKRPLFELWADGKDDLCIELYRLEPATLNGRWTKVDRQA, encoded by the coding sequence ATGGCCATCGAACAGGAGAACGAGATGACCGACACGGAGATCGACGACTTCCTCGGTCGACACGAGACGGGGGTGCTGTCGCTTGCGCGCGCAGACGAGCCCTATGCGATCCCGATCTCGTACGGCTACGACGACGACGATCGGGAGTTCTATATGCGGCTGGTTTCGACGCCCGAGAGCGAAAAACGCCAGTTCCTCGAGTCCTCGCCGGAGGCACGACTCGTCGTCTACGATGAGGCGGAGGCGTCCTATCGCAGTATCATCGCGACTGGCAGCCTCGAGAGCATCGAGCCGTCGGAGCTCACACCCGAGGAAATCGCCCAGTACGGCGAGGCAAAGCGACCACTGTTCGAGCTCTGGGCTGACGGGAAAGACGACCTCTGTATCGAACTCTATCGCCTCGAACCGGCCACGCTCAACGGTCGCTGGACCAAAGTCGACCGGCAGGCCTAG
- a CDS encoding AzlC family ABC transporter permease, producing the protein MATEDDPADELHVTETQNETITFDREGIRAGFLTCLPVALGVGGYGVAFGMLARQAGLSVAEATLMSATVIAGAAQIVAVELWAEPLPVATIVLTTLAINLRYSLMGAALSPWLERLTPRQSYGSLLVMADENWALTMRELKSGSNRGAFLLGTGIAIWCCWVGATVIGAAAGGVIGDPAQYGIDFVLAAVFVALAVELWEGRSTLVPWLVALATAITAANVVPGQWYILLGGLAAATVEVIRYDE; encoded by the coding sequence ATGGCAACGGAGGACGATCCGGCCGACGAACTGCACGTGACGGAAACGCAAAACGAGACGATCACGTTCGACCGCGAGGGAATTCGCGCCGGTTTTCTCACCTGCCTCCCGGTCGCACTCGGTGTCGGCGGCTACGGGGTCGCGTTCGGGATGCTCGCCCGCCAGGCAGGGCTGAGCGTCGCCGAGGCGACGCTGATGAGTGCGACCGTTATCGCGGGCGCCGCCCAGATCGTCGCCGTCGAACTCTGGGCGGAACCGCTCCCGGTCGCGACGATCGTTCTCACGACGCTTGCGATCAACCTGCGCTACTCGTTGATGGGTGCCGCGCTGAGCCCGTGGCTCGAGCGACTCACACCACGGCAGAGCTACGGGAGCCTGCTGGTGATGGCCGACGAAAACTGGGCGCTGACCATGCGCGAACTCAAGTCCGGCAGCAACCGGGGGGCGTTCCTCCTGGGAACCGGGATCGCGATCTGGTGTTGCTGGGTCGGCGCAACGGTCATCGGCGCGGCCGCCGGCGGCGTGATCGGCGATCCAGCGCAGTACGGAATCGACTTCGTCCTCGCGGCGGTCTTCGTCGCGCTCGCCGTCGAACTCTGGGAGGGACGCTCGACGCTCGTCCCGTGGCTCGTCGCGCTCGCGACCGCCATCACCGCCGCGAACGTCGTTCCGGGTCAGTGGTACATCCTGCTTGGCGGCCTCGCAGCCGCAACCGTCGAGGTGATCCGGTATGACGAGTGA
- a CDS encoding helix-turn-helix domain-containing protein yields MASGIRAEVKIDDPTDCIVTQAAAETSGRVHSVSKSTNPSTPERVTVEFMLEAEIEPDEFDVDAKLSAIFSYGSSTVYRFERDLDHGCPCACIERFDCPPVDVRAHGASLYLTFHAPDMTHLQTVIGALRERYATLDVQRLLQSQQEHTEQNLVFVDRNTLTDRQAEVLETAHRMGYFEHPKRANAGEVADELGITGTTLTEHLAAAQTKLLNAILDHE; encoded by the coding sequence ATGGCATCGGGGATTCGCGCGGAGGTAAAGATCGACGATCCGACCGACTGTATCGTCACACAGGCCGCAGCCGAAACGAGCGGTCGGGTCCACTCCGTCTCGAAGAGTACCAACCCGTCGACGCCCGAACGCGTGACCGTCGAATTCATGCTCGAGGCGGAGATAGAACCCGACGAATTCGACGTCGACGCGAAGCTCTCGGCGATCTTCTCGTATGGCTCGAGTACCGTCTATCGGTTCGAGCGCGACCTCGACCACGGCTGTCCCTGTGCGTGCATCGAGCGCTTCGACTGTCCGCCCGTCGATGTCCGTGCACATGGCGCGTCGCTGTACCTGACGTTTCACGCACCAGATATGACACACCTCCAGACGGTCATCGGCGCGTTGCGGGAGCGCTATGCGACGCTCGACGTCCAGCGGCTGCTCCAGTCCCAACAAGAACATACCGAGCAGAACCTCGTCTTCGTCGATCGGAACACGCTCACCGACCGCCAGGCCGAAGTCCTCGAGACGGCACATCGAATGGGGTATTTCGAACACCCAAAGCGGGCAAACGCCGGCGAGGTCGCTGACGAGCTCGGAATCACCGGGACGACGCTGACCGAACACCTCGCCGCAGCACAGACGAAACTCCTGAACGCGATTCTCGATCACGAGTAG
- a CDS encoding ubiquitin-like small modifier protein 1 gives MDIDLRFFATYREAVGEKEQTRTIGDESTVGEVLADLEAEYDGLEGQLLEEGQIRPQLSVLKNGRNVVHMAGAETALEADDVVSVFPPVAGG, from the coding sequence ATGGACATCGATCTTCGGTTTTTCGCCACGTACCGGGAAGCCGTCGGGGAGAAAGAGCAAACGCGAACGATCGGAGACGAATCGACCGTCGGCGAGGTGCTCGCCGATCTCGAGGCCGAATACGACGGGCTCGAGGGGCAGTTACTCGAGGAGGGACAGATCCGGCCACAGCTGAGCGTGCTGAAAAACGGTCGCAACGTGGTCCACATGGCTGGAGCTGAGACCGCGCTCGAAGCGGATGACGTCGTGTCGGTGTTTCCGCCGGTCGCCGGCGGCTAG
- a CDS encoding FmdB family zinc ribbon protein yields MSRYEFTCPECGQEIEVNESMREATLTHGCPVCAASVTPSDFAAGQPTEN; encoded by the coding sequence ATGAGTAGATACGAATTCACGTGCCCCGAGTGTGGGCAAGAAATCGAAGTCAATGAATCGATGCGCGAAGCCACGCTGACACACGGCTGTCCGGTTTGTGCAGCGTCGGTGACGCCGTCTGACTTCGCGGCGGGGCAACCGACCGAGAACTGA
- a CDS encoding AzlD family protein — MTSEGALALDPLVVGVILAMTLVTALTKVGGFWLLRRIEVSERLEAGLSVLPGAIVIAILGPELATGGPAEWGAAGVVVLVMWRTENILLALCGGIGAVVLFRAVG; from the coding sequence ATGACGAGTGAGGGTGCGCTTGCGCTCGATCCGCTCGTCGTCGGCGTCATCCTCGCGATGACGCTCGTGACCGCGCTGACGAAAGTCGGTGGCTTCTGGCTGCTGCGCCGAATCGAGGTCAGCGAGCGACTCGAGGCCGGGCTGTCGGTCCTGCCGGGCGCGATCGTGATCGCAATCCTCGGACCGGAACTGGCGACCGGTGGACCAGCAGAGTGGGGTGCAGCCGGCGTCGTCGTGCTGGTCATGTGGCGCACGGAGAACATTCTGCTGGCGCTGTGTGGCGGCATCGGCGCGGTGGTCCTGTTTCGAGCGGTCGGCTGA